The Mesorhizobium koreense genome includes a window with the following:
- a CDS encoding conjugal transfer protein TraG: MSATKILWGQILVVALIILATTWGATELTAWRLGFQAQLGEPWFVAFGWPVYYPPAFYAWWFFYDAYAPAIFVEGAYIAASGGFVAIAVAIGMSVWRARETKNVDTYGSARWARPDEVEAAGLLGPDGVVLGKLGRDYLRHDGPEHVLCFAPTRSGKGVGLVIPSLLTWPGSAIVHDIKGENWQLTSGFRLKHGRVLLFDPTNAKSSAYNPLLEVRRGEWEVRDVQNIADILVDPEGSLDKRNHWEKTSHALLVGAILHVLYAEEDKTLAGVASFLSDPRRPIESTLAAMMKTPHLGEAGPHPVIASAARELLNKSDNERSGVLSTAMSFLGLYRDPVVAAVTRRCEWRITDIAGGAQPTTLYLVVPPSDIARTKPLIRLILNQIGRRLTEDLHAKSRRHRLLLMLDEFPALGRLDFFESALAFMAGYGLKAFLIAQSLNQIEKAYGPNNSILDNCHVRVSFATNDERTAKRVSDALGTATELRAMRNYAGHRLSPWLGHLMVSRSETARPLLTPGEIMQLPPADEIVMVAGTPPVRAKKARYFEDQRFQARVLAPPVLTKVDDERSNDWAGRPLPPRPLQEVAPPVSDTDDEDTTGSEKRRQPELERAAPIERKPPIDNEFEIDPNDDEPDDAARLSRMNRIVQAVARQVSLDPDDGMEL, from the coding sequence ATGTCCGCAACCAAGATTCTCTGGGGTCAGATTCTCGTCGTCGCGCTGATCATCCTCGCCACGACGTGGGGCGCGACCGAGTTGACCGCTTGGCGATTGGGCTTCCAGGCGCAGCTCGGCGAGCCATGGTTCGTGGCCTTCGGCTGGCCGGTCTACTATCCGCCAGCGTTCTACGCCTGGTGGTTCTTCTACGACGCCTATGCGCCTGCGATCTTCGTCGAGGGCGCCTACATCGCGGCGTCGGGTGGTTTTGTCGCAATCGCAGTCGCGATCGGCATGTCGGTGTGGCGGGCGCGCGAAACCAAGAACGTCGACACCTACGGCTCAGCGCGGTGGGCCCGGCCAGACGAAGTGGAGGCTGCGGGGCTTCTCGGTCCTGACGGCGTGGTGCTCGGCAAGCTCGGCCGCGACTACCTGCGGCACGATGGACCCGAGCACGTCCTTTGCTTCGCGCCGACCAGGAGCGGCAAGGGTGTCGGCTTAGTCATTCCATCGCTGCTGACTTGGCCGGGCTCGGCAATCGTTCACGACATCAAGGGAGAGAACTGGCAGCTCACGTCCGGCTTCCGTTTGAAGCATGGCAGGGTCTTACTGTTCGATCCGACCAACGCCAAGTCTTCCGCTTACAACCCGCTGCTCGAGGTCCGGCGCGGCGAGTGGGAGGTCAGGGACGTCCAGAACATCGCGGACATACTGGTCGATCCGGAGGGCTCGTTGGACAAGAGGAACCATTGGGAGAAGACCTCGCATGCGCTGCTCGTCGGCGCCATCCTCCACGTGCTCTACGCGGAGGAGGACAAGACGCTGGCAGGAGTCGCGTCCTTCCTTTCCGATCCCCGCCGCCCGATTGAATCGACGCTCGCCGCGATGATGAAGACCCCGCATCTCGGCGAGGCCGGACCGCATCCGGTCATCGCGAGCGCGGCGCGGGAGCTGCTCAACAAGTCGGACAACGAACGCAGCGGCGTCCTGAGCACGGCCATGTCGTTTCTAGGTCTCTATCGCGATCCTGTCGTCGCCGCCGTCACACGCCGCTGCGAGTGGCGCATCACCGACATCGCCGGAGGAGCGCAGCCGACAACGCTTTATCTCGTCGTGCCGCCGTCGGACATCGCGCGCACCAAGCCTCTGATCCGCCTGATCCTCAACCAGATCGGACGCCGCCTGACCGAAGATCTCCATGCGAAGTCACGCCGCCACCGCCTGCTTCTCATGCTCGACGAGTTTCCTGCGCTTGGCCGTCTCGACTTTTTCGAGAGCGCGCTGGCGTTTATGGCTGGATATGGGTTGAAGGCGTTCCTGATCGCGCAAAGTCTCAACCAGATCGAGAAGGCCTACGGACCCAACAACTCAATCCTGGACAATTGCCACGTCAGGGTTTCGTTCGCCACCAACGACGAAAGAACCGCCAAGCGGGTCAGCGATGCGCTCGGCACCGCGACGGAGCTACGCGCGATGCGCAACTACGCGGGTCACCGGCTGAGCCCCTGGCTCGGGCACCTTATGGTGTCGCGCTCCGAGACGGCCCGGCCGCTGCTTACGCCCGGCGAAATTATGCAACTTCCGCCGGCCGATGAGATCGTGATGGTCGCGGGAACGCCGCCCGTGCGCGCGAAGAAGGCGCGCTATTTCGAAGACCAGAGATTTCAGGCGCGCGTCTTGGCGCCGCCGGTCCTGACGAAAGTGGATGACGAGCGGTCGAATGACTGGGCCGGCCGGCCCCTGCCGCCACGACCTCTGCAGGAGGTCGCACCGCCCGTGAGCGATACGGACGATGAGGACACGACCGGCTCCGAGAAGCGACGCCAACCGGAGCTCGAACGCGCAGCACCAATCGAGAGGAAGCCGCCGATCGACAACGAATTCGAGATCGATCCGAACGACGACGAGCCGGACGATGCCGCGCGGCTGAGCCGCATGAACCGTATCGTGCAAGCCGTAGCGCGTCAGGTGTCGCTCGATCCCGACGATGGCATGGAGCTTTAG
- a CDS encoding CopG family transcriptional regulator encodes MANANKKRRLSVYLEPGVTKALAEYAALRAQPRSLIAEAAIASFLSPDAAERQEAALTKRLDQLDRRTARLERDLGIAVETLAVFVRFWLTTNPPLPEPAQAAARAQASERYDDFVAALGRRLAKGPKLWREISDDVGLAPGVDQVPTEG; translated from the coding sequence ATGGCGAATGCGAACAAGAAGCGACGGCTTTCCGTCTATCTTGAGCCGGGCGTGACCAAGGCGCTCGCCGAATACGCCGCGCTGCGTGCGCAACCCCGCTCTCTCATTGCCGAGGCGGCTATCGCGTCATTCCTGTCTCCCGACGCAGCGGAGCGCCAGGAGGCGGCGCTCACCAAACGGCTTGATCAGCTCGACCGACGCACCGCGCGCCTGGAGCGTGACCTTGGCATCGCGGTGGAGACGCTCGCGGTCTTTGTCCGCTTCTGGCTGACCACCAACCCGCCGCTGCCCGAGCCTGCGCAGGCGGCCGCACGCGCACAGGCCAGCGAGCGTTACGATGACTTCGTCGCGGCGCTCGGTCGGCGACTCGCCAAAGGTCCAAAGCTCTGGCGGGAGATATCAGACGATGTGGGTCTTGCTCCGGGCGTGGATCAGGTCCCCACAGAGGGTTAG
- a CDS encoding DUF5946 family protein has product MKERCDGCGLEIEGGREACQRLFDSRASLEMNDYRYARLHRLVVDCYCLQHPQQYCVSAKSLMAHLAGLCVAIEMNGEQDAYRALQKSLNGNPSLVKPMLPETRGSYTIADVLNASDADDYADCVNQWANQVWRAYQPIQGWGRDWLGRTCSSRLR; this is encoded by the coding sequence ATGAAGGAAAGATGTGATGGATGCGGCCTTGAGATCGAGGGAGGTCGCGAGGCCTGTCAACGCCTGTTTGATTCTCGTGCGAGCCTAGAGATGAATGACTATCGCTACGCTCGTCTTCATCGACTGGTCGTTGATTGCTATTGCCTCCAGCATCCTCAGCAATACTGCGTGTCGGCGAAATCGCTCATGGCGCATTTGGCGGGGCTTTGCGTCGCCATCGAGATGAACGGCGAGCAAGACGCCTATCGAGCGTTACAAAAGTCGCTCAATGGGAATCCCTCTCTGGTCAAGCCGATGCTTCCCGAGACAAGAGGTAGCTACACGATAGCCGATGTCCTAAATGCATCGGACGCCGACGACTATGCGGACTGTGTCAATCAGTGGGCTAACCAAGTGTGGCGCGCCTATCAGCCGATTCAAGGGTGGGGACGCGATTGGCTCGGACGCACGTGTAGTAGCCGACTGCGATAG
- the trbB gene encoding P-type conjugative transfer ATPase TrbB gives MLRTALGPAIAGFLEDPSIVEVMLNPDGRLWIDRLSEGLADTGEHLSPADGERIVRLVAHHVGVEVHTGSPRVSAELPGTGERFEGLLPPVVAAPAFAIRKPAVAVFTLQDYVAAAIMTGDQAETLRRAVTDRRNILVAGGTSTGKTTLTNALLAEVSKSADRVVLIEDTRELQCAAPNLVAMRTKDGVATLSDLVRSSLRLRPDRIPIGEVRGAEALDLLKAWGTGHPGGIGTIHAGTAIGALRRLEQLIQEAVVTVPRALIAETIDLVAVLSGRGAARRLAELARVEGLGPGGDYSITPATPGTAGDHA, from the coding sequence ATGCTGCGCACGGCCCTCGGCCCGGCCATTGCCGGCTTCCTGGAAGACCCTTCGATCGTCGAGGTGATGCTCAATCCCGATGGGCGGCTCTGGATTGACCGACTCTCGGAAGGTCTGGCCGACACGGGTGAGCACTTGTCGCCTGCCGACGGCGAGCGCATCGTTCGGCTGGTCGCCCATCATGTCGGTGTCGAGGTTCACACCGGAAGCCCGCGTGTGTCGGCGGAGCTGCCCGGAACGGGAGAGCGTTTCGAGGGCCTGCTGCCGCCGGTGGTGGCCGCCCCAGCGTTCGCGATCCGGAAGCCGGCGGTCGCCGTGTTCACGCTTCAGGACTATGTGGCCGCCGCAATCATGACGGGCGACCAGGCGGAGACACTTCGCCGTGCGGTCACCGATCGCCGCAACATTCTCGTCGCCGGGGGAACGAGCACCGGCAAGACCACGCTCACTAATGCGCTCCTCGCAGAGGTGTCGAAGTCCGCCGATCGCGTCGTTCTCATCGAGGACACGCGCGAGCTTCAATGCGCGGCGCCGAATCTTGTCGCGATGCGCACCAAGGACGGCGTCGCCACGCTGTCCGATCTGGTGCGATCTTCTCTGCGCCTGCGGCCCGACCGCATTCCCATCGGCGAGGTGCGCGGCGCCGAGGCGCTGGACCTTCTGAAAGCTTGGGGCACCGGACATCCCGGCGGGATCGGGACGATACACGCCGGCACCGCGATCGGTGCGCTCCGCCGTCTCGAGCAGCTCATCCAGGAGGCCGTTGTCACGGTCCCGCGCGCGCTGATCGCCGAGACTATCGATCTCGTCGCCGTGCTGAGTGGGCGCGGCGCTGCCCGCCGTCTCGCCGAGCTCGCCCGCGTCGAGGGCCTCGGACCCGGCGGCGACTACAGCATCACCCCCGCAACACCAGGCACAGCAGGAGATCACGCATGA
- a CDS encoding TrbC/VirB2 family protein gives MTAARQPSFKQRLFAGSVLDRIGTIGLTAAGFLYAAPAYASGSSMPWEQPLQQILQSIEGPVAKVIAVIIIIVTGLTLAFGDTSGGFRRLVQIVFGLSIAFAASSFFLSFFSFGGGALV, from the coding sequence ATGACCGCGGCTCGACAGCCATCATTCAAGCAACGCCTTTTCGCCGGCTCGGTTCTTGATCGGATCGGCACCATTGGCCTGACCGCGGCGGGGTTTCTCTACGCTGCGCCAGCCTATGCCAGCGGCTCGTCAATGCCCTGGGAACAACCGCTTCAGCAGATCCTGCAATCGATCGAAGGCCCGGTGGCGAAGGTCATTGCCGTGATCATCATCATCGTCACCGGCTTGACGCTCGCCTTTGGCGACACCAGCGGCGGCTTCCGCAGGCTGGTGCAGATCGTGTTCGGCCTGTCCATCGCGTTCGCCGCGAGTTCCTTCTTCTTGAGCTTCTTCAGCTTCGGCGGCGGAGCGCTGGTATGA
- a CDS encoding VirB3 family type IV secretion system protein has translation MTTGVIDGAEVPGFSVPVHRALTEHILLGGAPRSIAILNGTLAAALGLGLRLWLLGLGLWAVGHFVAVWAAKRDPMFVEVTRRHLRVPGFMGV, from the coding sequence ATGACCACGGGTGTCATCGACGGCGCCGAAGTGCCCGGCTTCTCGGTGCCGGTGCATCGGGCGCTGACCGAACACATCCTCCTCGGCGGTGCGCCGCGTTCGATCGCTATCCTCAACGGCACGCTCGCGGCCGCGCTCGGGCTCGGCCTGCGCCTCTGGCTCCTCGGCCTCGGCTTGTGGGCGGTCGGCCATTTTGTGGCCGTCTGGGCGGCGAAGCGCGACCCGATGTTCGTCGAGGTGACGCGCCGGCATCTGCGCGTTCCCGGCTTCATGGGCGTGTGA
- the trbE gene encoding conjugal transfer protein TrbE — protein MMNLAEYRRTSSRLADFLPWAALVGEGVVLNKDGSLQRTARFRGPDLDSAVQAELVAVAGRLNNAFRRLGSGWAIFVEAQRHGVGAYPSDRFPDAASALVDAERKADFEEASAHFESSYFLTFSYLPPAEDAARAENWLYEGKANRSVDPYEVLRGFVDRTDRVLQLIEAFMPECAWLDDGETLTYLHSCISIKRHHVRVPETPMYLDALLADQSLTGGLEPRLGDTHLRVLTIVGFPSATTPGILDDLNRLPFTYRWSTRAILLDKTDATKLVTKIRRQWFAKRKSIAVILKEVMTNEASTLLDTDAANKAADADLALQELGADYAGEAYVTASVTVWDSDPRIAAEKLRLVEKVIQGRDFTAIPETINAVDAWLGSLPGHVYGNVRQPPISTLNLAHMIPLSAVWAGPERDEHFGAPPLLFGKTEGSTPFRFSLHVGDVGHTLVVGPTGAGKSVLLALMALQFRRYSGSQIFAFDFGGSIRAAALAMGGDWHDLGGGLTEGSAESVSLQPLAGIHHVPERAWAADWIVAILMREGVVITPEVKEHLWTALTSLASAPVVERTITGLAVLLQSHDLKQALRPFCVGGAYGRLLDAEHEHLGEASVQAFETEGLIGTSAAPAVLAYLFHRIEDRLDGRPTLLIVDEGWLALDDEGFAGKLREWLKTLRKKNASVVFATQSLSDIDNSPTAPAIIESCPTRLLLPNERAIEPQITAIYRRFGLNDRQIEILARAMPKRDYYCQSRRGNRLFELGLSDVALALCAASSKTDQTAIERIVAEHGREDFLPAWLCLRGVEWAAELIPNLTNLETSP, from the coding sequence ATGATGAACCTCGCAGAATATCGCCGCACCTCCTCGCGCCTCGCCGATTTCCTGCCCTGGGCAGCGCTCGTCGGAGAGGGCGTCGTCCTCAACAAGGATGGCAGCCTCCAGCGCACGGCACGCTTTCGCGGACCCGACCTCGACTCCGCCGTGCAGGCCGAGCTCGTTGCGGTTGCCGGTCGCCTCAACAACGCCTTTCGCCGATTGGGCTCTGGGTGGGCGATCTTCGTGGAGGCGCAGCGCCACGGCGTGGGCGCCTATCCATCAGACCGCTTTCCCGACGCGGCGTCGGCCCTAGTCGACGCGGAGCGCAAGGCTGACTTTGAGGAAGCGAGCGCGCATTTCGAGTCGAGCTACTTCCTCACCTTCAGTTATCTGCCGCCGGCCGAAGACGCCGCCCGCGCCGAGAACTGGCTTTACGAGGGCAAGGCCAATCGAAGCGTCGATCCGTATGAAGTCCTACGCGGCTTCGTCGATCGCACCGATCGCGTGCTGCAGCTCATTGAAGCGTTCATGCCCGAATGCGCCTGGCTCGATGACGGCGAAACGCTGACGTACCTGCATTCGTGCATTTCGATCAAGCGCCATCACGTGCGCGTCCCCGAGACGCCCATGTATCTGGACGCGCTGCTGGCCGATCAGTCGCTCACGGGAGGCCTCGAGCCGCGGCTCGGCGACACGCATCTCCGCGTCCTCACCATCGTCGGCTTTCCGAGCGCCACGACGCCGGGAATCCTCGACGATCTCAATCGGCTCCCCTTCACCTATCGGTGGAGCACCCGCGCCATCCTGCTCGACAAGACCGACGCGACCAAGCTGGTGACCAAGATCCGCCGGCAGTGGTTCGCCAAACGCAAGTCGATTGCGGTCATATTGAAGGAGGTGATGACGAACGAGGCGTCGACGCTCCTGGATACAGACGCGGCCAACAAGGCGGCCGACGCCGATCTTGCGCTCCAGGAACTCGGCGCCGACTACGCCGGCGAGGCCTATGTCACTGCGTCGGTAACGGTCTGGGACAGCGACCCGCGTATCGCCGCCGAAAAGCTGCGGCTCGTCGAGAAAGTCATCCAGGGCCGCGACTTCACAGCGATACCCGAGACGATCAATGCGGTGGACGCCTGGCTCGGCTCGCTGCCGGGACATGTCTACGGCAACGTGCGGCAGCCGCCGATTTCGACGCTCAATCTCGCCCACATGATCCCGCTCTCGGCGGTGTGGGCGGGGCCGGAACGGGATGAGCACTTTGGTGCGCCCCCCTTGCTGTTCGGCAAGACCGAAGGGTCCACCCCGTTCCGGTTTTCGTTGCATGTTGGCGACGTCGGCCACACGCTCGTCGTCGGCCCGACCGGCGCCGGCAAGTCGGTGCTGCTGGCGCTGATGGCCCTTCAGTTCCGGCGCTATTCCGGCTCGCAAATCTTCGCCTTCGACTTCGGTGGCAGCATTCGGGCCGCAGCGCTGGCGATGGGCGGCGACTGGCACGATCTTGGCGGCGGCCTCACGGAAGGGTCCGCCGAGAGCGTCTCGCTGCAACCGCTCGCCGGCATCCACCATGTCCCCGAACGCGCCTGGGCCGCCGATTGGATCGTCGCGATCCTGATGCGCGAGGGTGTGGTGATCACCCCCGAAGTCAAGGAGCATCTCTGGACCGCACTGACGTCGCTCGCGAGCGCCCCTGTGGTCGAGCGCACGATCACCGGCCTCGCGGTGCTCCTGCAGTCGCACGATCTCAAGCAGGCGCTCCGGCCATTCTGCGTCGGCGGGGCCTATGGCCGGCTGCTCGACGCCGAGCACGAGCATCTAGGCGAAGCATCGGTCCAGGCCTTCGAGACTGAAGGCCTCATCGGGACCAGCGCCGCGCCTGCCGTGCTCGCCTATCTGTTTCATCGCATCGAGGATCGCCTCGACGGGCGGCCCACCTTGCTCATCGTCGACGAAGGCTGGCTCGCACTCGACGATGAAGGCTTCGCCGGCAAGCTCAGAGAATGGCTGAAGACGCTCCGGAAAAAGAACGCCAGCGTCGTCTTCGCCACGCAGTCGCTCTCGGACATCGACAATTCGCCAACCGCGCCGGCCATCATCGAGAGCTGCCCGACGCGATTGCTGCTCCCGAACGAGCGAGCGATCGAGCCGCAGATCACCGCGATCTATCGCAGGTTCGGCTTGAACGATCGCCAGATCGAAATCCTCGCGCGCGCGATGCCGAAGCGCGACTACTACTGCCAATCGCGACGCGGCAACAGGCTCTTCGAACTCGGCCTCTCCGATGTCGCGCTCGCTTTGTGCGCCGCATCCTCCAAGACCGACCAGACCGCCATCGAGCGCATCGTCGCCGAACATGGCCGTGAGGATTTCCTCCCGGCATGGCTGTGCCTGCGCGGCGTCGAATGGGCCGCCGAGCTCATCCCAAACCTCACCAACCTGGAGACTTCACCATGA
- the trbJ gene encoding P-type conjugative transfer protein TrbJ: MIVRRSRAALLAATALSLPLSFSPVLVAPAAAQWIVYDPTNYVQNVLQAARALEQINNQITSLQNESQMLMNQARNLASLPYSSLQRLQQSVQRTQQLLRQAQNIAFDVQQIDRAFQTTYGSASLSASDQQLVADARTRWQNTVGGLQDAMRVQAGVVGNIDTNRMEMSALVGQSQGATGALQATQAGNQILALQAQQLADLTAVVAADGRARALADAERAAAAEQGREQRRRFLAPGSGYQPGNARMFSSSGN; encoded by the coding sequence ATGATTGTCCGTCGTTCGCGCGCGGCACTTCTTGCCGCCACCGCTCTTTCGCTTCCGCTTTCGTTTTCGCCGGTCCTGGTCGCGCCGGCCGCAGCGCAGTGGATCGTCTACGACCCGACCAACTACGTGCAGAACGTGCTGCAAGCGGCGCGCGCTCTGGAACAGATCAATAACCAGATCACCTCACTCCAGAATGAATCGCAGATGCTGATGAATCAGGCCCGCAATCTCGCGAGCCTGCCGTATTCGTCATTGCAGCGCCTTCAACAGTCCGTTCAGCGCACGCAGCAACTCCTCCGCCAGGCACAGAACATCGCTTTCGACGTCCAGCAGATCGATCGCGCCTTCCAGACCACCTACGGCAGCGCCTCGCTCTCGGCATCGGATCAGCAGCTCGTCGCAGATGCACGCACGCGTTGGCAGAACACCGTCGGCGGCCTTCAGGACGCGATGCGCGTCCAGGCCGGTGTGGTCGGCAACATCGACACGAACCGCATGGAGATGTCGGCTCTGGTCGGGCAGAGCCAGGGCGCCACGGGCGCGCTGCAGGCGACGCAAGCCGGCAATCAGATCCTCGCGCTCCAGGCGCAGCAGCTCGCTGACCTGACCGCCGTGGTCGCGGCCGATGGGCGCGCACGCGCCCTGGCCGACGCCGAGCGCGCAGCCGCAGCCGAGCAAGGGCGGGAACAGCGCCGGCGTTTCCTGGCTCCCGGGTCCGGCTATCAGCCCGGCAATGCCCGCATGTTCTCGAGCAGCGGCAACTGA
- the trbK-alt gene encoding putative entry exclusion protein TrbK-alt: MDAKTLARIGAIAFVAAAITATVIELTRKEERSEVTPARQEQVRASDPLQDELFRCQSLGEAGPRDPACLRAWAESRRRFLMRRTKPSTSPSGASRPTSETRGEGAAPSGE, translated from the coding sequence GTGGACGCCAAGACCCTGGCCCGGATCGGAGCGATCGCGTTCGTCGCCGCGGCGATCACCGCAACGGTCATCGAGCTTACCCGGAAGGAAGAGCGGTCCGAAGTCACACCAGCGCGGCAAGAGCAGGTGCGTGCGTCCGACCCGCTGCAAGACGAGTTGTTCCGATGCCAGAGCCTCGGCGAGGCGGGACCTCGCGATCCGGCGTGCCTCCGTGCCTGGGCGGAAAGCCGCCGGCGATTCCTGATGCGTCGAACGAAACCTTCGACGAGCCCGTCGGGTGCGAGCCGGCCCACAAGCGAGACCCGCGGCGAAGGCGCCGCGCCGAGCGGCGAGTAG
- the trbL gene encoding P-type conjugative transfer protein TrbL, with product MGGTGVIDHFLEVFTRYIDSGFGLLGGEVAFVATTLIVIDVTLAALFWSWGADDDILARLVKKTLFVGVFAYLIGNWNNLARIVFESFAGLGLKASGTGFSTADLLRPGKVAQTGLDAGRPLLDSISGLMGYWSFFENFIQIACIFLAWALVLFAFFILAIQLFVTLIEFKLSTLAGFVLIPFGLFGQSAFMAERVLGNVISSGIKVLVLAVTIGIGSTLFSEFTTGFGGASPTIDDAMAIVLAALSLLGLGIFGPGIANGLVSGGPQLSAGAAVGTGLAAGGAMVAAGAAGGLALRGGAAAISGTAAAARGGATLAGGAVTAYSLGAAGQSGAAGAAFGLGGVARAAGGAAASPLRRAAGRAADSMKESFSAGGRAAFEATGGSSTMGTIGGGDPAAATSAGTQEPPGWARRMKRSQQLNHGVMATAHAIRAGDSHRGGSSVNLSQRDQ from the coding sequence ATGGGCGGCACCGGCGTCATCGACCATTTCCTCGAAGTCTTCACCCGCTATATCGACAGCGGTTTCGGACTACTCGGCGGGGAAGTTGCGTTCGTCGCGACGACGCTGATCGTGATAGACGTCACGCTCGCCGCTCTCTTCTGGAGTTGGGGCGCCGACGACGACATCCTCGCCCGGCTGGTCAAGAAGACCCTGTTCGTTGGCGTGTTCGCCTACCTCATCGGCAACTGGAACAACCTCGCGCGGATCGTCTTCGAGTCCTTCGCCGGCCTGGGCCTGAAGGCCAGCGGGACGGGCTTCTCGACCGCCGATCTCTTGCGCCCAGGCAAGGTCGCGCAGACCGGCCTCGATGCCGGTCGGCCGTTGCTCGACTCGATCAGTGGGCTGATGGGCTATTGGTCGTTCTTCGAGAACTTCATCCAGATCGCATGCATCTTTCTCGCCTGGGCGCTCGTCCTATTTGCGTTCTTCATCCTAGCGATCCAACTCTTCGTCACGTTGATCGAATTCAAATTGTCGACGTTGGCGGGTTTCGTCCTCATTCCGTTCGGGCTGTTCGGACAGAGCGCGTTCATGGCCGAACGCGTTCTCGGCAACGTGATCAGCTCCGGCATCAAGGTGTTGGTGCTCGCCGTCACCATCGGTATCGGCTCAACGCTGTTCTCCGAATTCACGACCGGATTCGGCGGCGCCAGCCCGACCATCGACGATGCAATGGCGATCGTCCTGGCCGCGCTCTCACTCCTTGGCCTCGGGATCTTCGGTCCCGGAATCGCCAATGGCCTGGTCAGCGGCGGCCCGCAGCTCAGCGCCGGCGCGGCAGTCGGCACAGGACTCGCTGCTGGCGGTGCAATGGTCGCGGCAGGTGCAGCCGGCGGACTTGCCTTGCGCGGTGGCGCGGCCGCGATCTCAGGCACCGCCGCCGCAGCGCGCGGAGGGGCCACGCTCGCTGGCGGCGCAGTCACGGCTTACAGCCTGGGCGCTGCCGGACAATCCGGCGCGGCCGGCGCCGCCTTCGGTCTTGGCGGCGTCGCGCGAGCTGCCGGCGGCGCAGCCGCCTCGCCACTCCGCCGCGCTGCAGGCCGTGCTGCCGACAGTATGAAAGAGAGCTTTTCCGCGGGCGGCCGGGCCGCGTTCGAGGCGACCGGAGGCTCCTCAACGATGGGCACGATCGGCGGCGGTGACCCCGCTGCGGCCACGAGCGCTGGGACGCAGGAACCACCCGGCTGGGCCCGCCGCATGAAGCGCTCGCAGCAGCTCAATCACGGCGTCATGGCCACCGCGCACGCAATCCGCGCCGGCGACAGCCATCGCGGCGGCAGCTCCGTCAACCTTTCCCAGCGAGACCAATGA
- the trbF gene encoding conjugal transfer protein TrbF, producing the protein MFKRPSTHYGKTPEPETPYQRAAQVWDERIGSARVQAKNWRLMAFGSLALSAAFAGALVWQSARGTVVPWVVQVDNLGQAQAVAPAVADYRPTDPQVAFHLARFIEQVRSIPADPIVVRQNWLRAYDFTTDRGAAALNDYARANDPFTKIWKQQVAVDISSVIRASPDSFRVAWTERRYDNGQLASTERWTAILTIVVQLPRDAERLRANPLGIYVNAINWSRELG; encoded by the coding sequence ATGTTCAAGCGACCTTCCACCCATTACGGCAAGACCCCCGAGCCCGAGACGCCGTATCAGCGCGCCGCACAGGTCTGGGACGAACGCATCGGCTCGGCACGCGTGCAGGCGAAGAACTGGCGGCTGATGGCTTTCGGCTCGCTGGCCCTGTCGGCCGCTTTTGCCGGCGCACTCGTCTGGCAATCGGCGCGCGGCACGGTCGTGCCGTGGGTCGTGCAGGTCGATAATCTCGGCCAGGCCCAGGCGGTGGCGCCCGCGGTAGCCGATTATCGGCCGACCGACCCGCAAGTCGCCTTCCATCTCGCACGATTTATCGAGCAGGTCCGCTCGATCCCGGCCGATCCGATCGTGGTTCGGCAGAACTGGCTTCGCGCCTACGACTTCACGACTGACCGCGGCGCCGCGGCTCTCAACGACTACGCGCGCGCCAACGACCCGTTCACCAAGATCTGGAAGCAACAGGTCGCGGTGGACATCTCGAGCGTCATTCGAGCGTCCCCCGACAGCTTTCGCGTGGCCTGGACCGAGCGGCGCTACGACAACGGCCAGCTCGCATCGACCGAACGATGGACCGCGATCCTCACGATCGTGGTGCAACTGCCGCGAGACGCGGAGCGGCTGCGCGCCAATCCGCTGGGCATCTACGTCAATGCGATCAATTGGTCGCGGGAGCTGGGGTAA